From a region of the Candidatus Limnocylindrales bacterium genome:
- a CDS encoding fibronectin type III domain-containing protein: protein MKKTLLWGRIEKRMVFPGSRVKSSQNPHLIVFLIIFLLFLFSDTQTYALEVPLTVKETAGVGADGYPVTAVVPLPFGQYRDPNIFRIIDASGNTVPAQFNVLNRWWGKDNSIRHLLIHFQPTIPPFTSPGTGVASYFLRDDGLGNPTSTGLSVTETSTDITVVTGPLKFTVKKTGFNLFNELWLDQNNNGVFEASEQIIMANAQNGGKFVGRLAGDIQLDSSLSSTTVQVEESGPMRVIIRAEAPTIYNSTTDHKHGFAVRIYAYVGKPFVKVDYQLQNSAKNKAYAWPLYFEEMNLELRLNLVTNPTVRFGLGNGSVYQRSAGNGLYLAQEFHNSFKIYDLATGGVLSSGSQPEGFIDVSDGSRGVTAMIRNFWQMWPNGLEVDGQNKLSLQLFPRWSAQWYQDQISPIGLYWLEDMQHVYKETMLYFHGTSSSTTELINLAKTFQYYPVVTLPTNWYQQTQVTLDLGGVIPYTQKISTNDQRQLTYPLNAYTVGDTTYQFNWVNFGDRDLYRKRSCQTGGWPYGLGAWIVTENPSDYFALEERAIGELNLRKQWMAQYIHDQDWNFLRLTENPYCEGAWRRFDGWSVPRMDAPYLSGSGGPVWYARDNEHGWFYHVDEAYNLTGNPWIKDWYRFIAEFRRTSLERLDPVPDRSSRALGHSLNHALQAYKATGDTSILTRFKDHIRNFLRPDQDPGYGDQLSSVESTGGGFQTGYLARALIDYLEEVRGEDWQAYAEGFNYLSGLMEWNYHYGNFSYFYDARTGKRKDSNTGSYGTYSAGTVPSDGTGLTLVDPEAWYYWHTGKQKYWNHVTQYVIGGLNGGARPYGNFTTWSGQFEGRYYLFVKNTPRPDTTPPPAITDLKAVISGSSILLTWTAPAVPDLARYHIVWSTKPISETSTPDTSVTNWWAAKAVGPNLIPNPGTQQSLVINPSSATPFYAAIFTFDQADNMSAMSNVAQATSSPVPTPVPTSTPTPAPTATSTPTPTPSPADITPPTLFNITLTALTSSGVTINWNTSEVSDTQVEYGVMTAYGQSTSVNPTLTLSHSQILSNLIPNTLYHYRVKSRDAAGNLAISSDLTFTTLGTSTGTVYTVDATATPAGNVYNSLSSLLATKKLVGGDIVQIRSTGIYKDRIVLTGNHSGTPGNPVIIRGIDPTRAVWDGTNVNVDTYGYLWKFDSTSHDIELQHIEIRNVQPGPDKNNRAVYILGTNITLRDCYIHHNPNGIFSYLPATNTVIEGCEVAYNGVDGFEHNFYMQGIGTHIRFNYIHDAIGGINIKDRSLPDSQGIAVEVAYNHISHAQQGGYELDFSGNPSAGGVAQNALVIGNIIEKGSTGNQSLLILFGNDGRQGTLQMYNNTLIALSNTTPLFTLTGSASASVINNIYYGSTKVSSGNTTGTIQGQSNWFQTGTVVPTGFTDTILGTNPGFVDMVNKDYHLTPGASVVDAGIIPPVVPQWQYVTEQSFTVRPVNGNGIDIGAYEADSIPSTPTSTPIPTATPPLVPTPISTPVPTPIPTATPTPTPKVKSKPRPKSTPTPVPTATLTPVPTATPIPVPTITQALIPVSNPVNPSAPDSPSLQTAQSWGIAGDIPMPADYDGDNKADLAVFRPFDGNWYLLLSSSTSPFIQPWGVLGDQPVTGDYDGDKKADFAVFRSSTGTWFIQKSSGGTLMKRFGKALDIPVSGDYDGDGLTDLAVFRPSTGIWRIKPSRGGAVVTRVWGQSGDIPVPADYDGDKITDLAIWRPTEGKWYIQLSTGGFSILSWGQMGDLPVVGDYDGDGFTDIGIFKPASGEWEIKFSSREVTVKEPLGRKGDVPVPADYDGDGRTDRAVWRPTEGKWYLDH, encoded by the coding sequence ATGAAAAAAACTCTACTATGGGGTCGTATAGAGAAGAGGATGGTTTTCCCCGGATCCAGGGTCAAATCTTCTCAAAATCCTCATCTGATCGTCTTCTTAATTATATTCCTTTTATTTTTATTTTCTGATACCCAAACCTATGCTTTAGAGGTTCCCTTAACCGTCAAAGAGACTGCAGGGGTTGGAGCCGATGGTTATCCTGTCACCGCCGTCGTTCCTCTTCCCTTCGGTCAATATCGGGATCCCAACATCTTTCGTATCATCGATGCTTCGGGCAATACGGTACCGGCCCAATTTAACGTCTTAAATCGCTGGTGGGGCAAAGATAACAGCATCCGCCATCTCCTTATCCATTTCCAACCCACTATTCCCCCCTTTACCTCCCCCGGCACCGGAGTCGCCTCCTACTTTCTCAGGGATGATGGTCTGGGAAATCCGACTTCTACCGGCCTGAGCGTCACAGAAACTTCTACCGATATAACTGTGGTGACAGGTCCTCTTAAGTTTACCGTAAAAAAAACCGGTTTTAATCTCTTCAATGAACTGTGGTTAGATCAGAATAATAACGGAGTTTTTGAAGCTTCGGAACAGATCATCATGGCCAACGCTCAGAATGGGGGTAAGTTCGTGGGTCGATTGGCCGGAGATATACAGTTGGATTCTTCCCTATCCAGTACCACCGTTCAAGTGGAGGAGTCCGGTCCGATGCGGGTGATTATCCGGGCAGAGGCTCCCACGATTTATAACAGCACCACCGATCATAAACACGGATTTGCCGTTCGTATCTATGCCTATGTTGGTAAACCCTTTGTCAAAGTCGATTACCAGCTCCAAAACTCGGCCAAAAACAAAGCCTACGCCTGGCCCCTCTACTTTGAAGAGATGAATCTGGAATTACGATTAAATCTGGTTACCAATCCTACAGTCAGGTTTGGGTTAGGGAACGGCTCGGTTTATCAGAGATCTGCCGGTAATGGTTTATATCTGGCTCAAGAGTTCCACAACAGTTTTAAGATTTATGATCTGGCAACGGGCGGTGTACTGAGTTCGGGAAGCCAGCCAGAAGGGTTTATAGATGTCAGTGATGGGAGTCGAGGGGTTACAGCGATGATTCGTAACTTCTGGCAGATGTGGCCTAATGGATTGGAAGTGGACGGCCAAAACAAACTCTCTTTGCAGTTGTTTCCGAGATGGAGTGCCCAGTGGTACCAAGATCAGATCAGCCCTATCGGTTTATACTGGCTGGAAGACATGCAACATGTTTACAAAGAGACGATGCTCTACTTCCACGGAACTTCGAGTTCCACTACTGAACTGATCAACCTGGCCAAGACTTTCCAATATTATCCGGTGGTTACATTACCCACGAATTGGTATCAACAGACCCAGGTCACTCTGGATTTGGGAGGTGTAATCCCTTATACCCAGAAGATTTCAACCAATGATCAACGTCAACTGACGTACCCCCTGAATGCTTATACGGTAGGAGATACTACCTACCAGTTTAACTGGGTTAATTTCGGAGATCGGGACTTGTATCGAAAGCGATCCTGTCAGACGGGGGGATGGCCTTATGGATTGGGGGCGTGGATCGTGACAGAAAATCCCAGTGATTACTTTGCTTTGGAAGAGCGGGCCATCGGGGAGTTAAACCTTCGTAAACAGTGGATGGCCCAGTATATCCATGATCAAGATTGGAATTTTCTAAGATTGACCGAGAATCCCTATTGTGAAGGAGCCTGGAGAAGGTTTGATGGGTGGAGCGTACCCCGGATGGATGCCCCCTATTTGAGCGGGAGTGGGGGTCCAGTGTGGTATGCTCGGGACAATGAACATGGATGGTTTTACCATGTAGATGAAGCCTATAATTTGACCGGGAATCCATGGATCAAAGACTGGTACCGGTTCATCGCCGAATTTAGAAGGACGTCCCTGGAGCGATTGGATCCGGTTCCCGATAGATCCAGTCGGGCCTTAGGTCATTCTTTAAATCATGCTCTGCAAGCCTATAAAGCAACGGGAGATACCAGTATCCTGACCCGGTTCAAGGACCATATCAGGAATTTTCTCAGACCCGATCAGGACCCCGGATATGGGGATCAATTATCCAGTGTAGAAAGTACAGGGGGCGGATTTCAAACCGGGTACCTGGCTCGGGCCCTTATTGACTATCTGGAAGAAGTTCGCGGCGAAGACTGGCAGGCCTATGCCGAGGGATTCAATTACTTATCGGGATTGATGGAATGGAATTACCATTATGGAAATTTTTCCTATTTTTATGATGCCCGTACGGGTAAGCGGAAGGATTCCAATACCGGAAGTTATGGGACGTATAGTGCAGGGACAGTTCCATCGGATGGAACAGGGCTGACATTGGTTGACCCTGAAGCCTGGTATTATTGGCACACGGGAAAGCAGAAGTATTGGAACCATGTCACGCAGTATGTGATAGGTGGGTTAAACGGAGGAGCCAGGCCCTATGGAAATTTCACCACCTGGAGTGGGCAATTTGAGGGACGGTATTATCTTTTTGTCAAGAACACGCCCCGACCCGATACGACCCCACCTCCGGCAATTACCGATCTAAAAGCCGTTATTAGCGGTTCCAGTATTCTATTAACCTGGACGGCCCCCGCAGTTCCTGACCTGGCCCGTTATCACATCGTCTGGAGTACAAAACCCATCTCTGAAACGAGTACTCCAGATACCAGTGTCACAAACTGGTGGGCCGCAAAAGCCGTGGGTCCAAATCTGATTCCTAACCCTGGAACCCAGCAAAGTCTGGTTATTAACCCTTCTTCTGCAACTCCTTTCTATGCCGCCATCTTTACCTTTGATCAGGCCGATAATATGAGTGCCATGTCCAACGTAGCCCAGGCTACTTCTTCTCCCGTCCCCACTCCTGTTCCCACATCTACGCCGACTCCTGCTCCAACGGCGACTTCAACTCCCACGCCGACGCCTTCCCCGGCCGATATAACCCCGCCTACTCTTTTTAATATCACCCTAACTGCTCTGACCTCATCTGGTGTGACCATCAACTGGAATACCAGTGAAGTTTCCGATACCCAGGTCGAATACGGCGTGATGACGGCTTATGGCCAATCCACCTCTGTGAATCCGACTTTGACGCTCTCTCACTCTCAAATTCTCTCCAATCTGATCCCCAATACCCTGTATCACTATCGAGTTAAATCTAGGGACGCTGCAGGTAATCTGGCCATTTCTTCAGATCTAACCTTTACAACGTTAGGAACCTCAACTGGTACCGTTTATACGGTTGATGCAACGGCCACACCAGCTGGGAATGTTTATAACAGCCTATCGTCCCTTCTGGCTACGAAGAAACTGGTCGGAGGAGATATCGTGCAGATTCGCTCCACCGGAATTTACAAGGATCGGATTGTCTTAACCGGAAATCACTCGGGTACACCTGGAAATCCGGTAATTATTAGAGGTATAGATCCGACACGGGCCGTATGGGACGGCACCAATGTCAATGTAGATACTTACGGTTATTTATGGAAGTTTGATTCGACGAGCCATGATATCGAGCTTCAACACATCGAAATACGAAATGTCCAGCCGGGACCCGATAAAAACAACCGTGCAGTTTACATCTTGGGGACTAATATTACCCTCCGGGATTGCTATATCCATCACAATCCGAACGGGATCTTCTCCTATCTCCCTGCGACCAATACAGTTATCGAGGGTTGTGAAGTCGCCTATAATGGCGTGGATGGTTTTGAGCACAACTTTTATATGCAGGGTATCGGAACCCACATTCGCTTCAACTACATTCACGATGCCATCGGAGGAATAAACATCAAGGATCGTTCATTGCCGGATTCCCAGGGGATTGCTGTAGAAGTTGCCTACAATCACATCAGTCATGCGCAGCAGGGGGGTTATGAGTTAGACTTCAGCGGAAACCCTTCAGCTGGTGGAGTAGCGCAGAATGCCCTGGTGATCGGAAATATTATTGAGAAGGGGAGTACCGGTAATCAGTCCTTGCTGATCCTGTTCGGCAATGATGGACGACAGGGGACCTTACAGATGTATAATAATACCCTCATAGCCTTGTCTAACACGACACCCCTCTTCACCCTGACTGGTTCTGCCTCTGCGTCGGTCATCAACAACATTTATTATGGAAGTACCAAAGTAAGCTCAGGTAATACCACGGGAACCATTCAGGGACAGTCCAACTGGTTTCAAACCGGTACCGTGGTTCCAACAGGTTTTACGGATACCATTTTGGGAACGAATCCGGGTTTTGTAGATATGGTGAATAAAGATTATCATCTGACTCCTGGGGCCTCTGTAGTGGATGCCGGCATTATACCCCCGGTGGTTCCCCAATGGCAGTATGTAACCGAACAGAGTTTTACCGTACGCCCGGTCAATGGTAATGGAATCGATATCGGGGCCTATGAAGCGGATTCCATTCCTTCCACCCCAACTTCCACTCCGATTCCAACGGCCACTCCCCCTCTTGTTCCAACTCCGATTTCCACTCCCGTTCCAACTCCGATTCCAACGGCCACTCCCACGCCAACCCCCAAAGTTAAATCAAAACCACGCCCAAAATCTACCCCCACTCCGGTTCCGACGGCTACTCTGACGCCTGTTCCGACGGCCACCCCCATACCCGTTCCGACCATTACCCAGGCTCTTATTCCAGTTTCTAACCCGGTTAATCCATCCGCCCCAGATTCTCCATCTTTACAGACGGCTCAAAGTTGGGGTATAGCCGGAGATATTCCGATGCCGGCGGATTACGATGGAGATAACAAAGCAGATCTGGCCGTCTTCCGGCCTTTTGACGGGAATTGGTATCTCTTGCTGAGTTCAAGTACAAGTCCTTTCATTCAACCCTGGGGGGTTTTGGGGGATCAGCCTGTAACAGGGGATTATGATGGAGATAAAAAAGCGGATTTTGCCGTATTTCGCTCCTCCACGGGAACCTGGTTCATTCAGAAATCTTCAGGAGGAACGCTCATGAAAAGGTTTGGAAAAGCCTTGGATATTCCCGTTTCCGGGGATTACGATGGAGATGGACTGACCGATCTGGCCGTCTTCCGGCCTTCCACCGGAATTTGGAGGATTAAACCTTCCCGGGGAGGGGCTGTCGTCACCAGAGTATGGGGCCAAAGTGGGGATATTCCTGTACCGGCCGATTATGATGGAGATAAGATTACCGACTTGGCCATCTGGCGACCAACGGAAGGAAAATGGTATATCCAGTTATCAACGGGTGGATTTAGCATCCTCTCCTGGGGACAGATGGGAGACCTCCCGGTGGTTGGGGATTATGATGGGGACGGCTTCACAGATATAGGGATCTTTAAGCCGGCTTCAGGGGAATGGGAGATTAAGTTCTCAAGCCGTGAAGTTACTGTTAAAGAGCCATTGGGGCGGAAGGGAGATGTTCCGGTACCGGCCGATTATGATGGGGATGGCAGAACAGATCGGGCAGTTTGGCGACCAACGGAAGGAAAATGGTACCTGGACCATTAG